The following are encoded together in the Humulus lupulus chromosome 5, drHumLupu1.1, whole genome shotgun sequence genome:
- the LOC133779303 gene encoding uncharacterized protein LOC133779303, whose translation MTCHFVGWNCYTGSANEGRILLIWQANIVSVEVLQGSDQFIHAYVKELGSSKELCLSFVYGRNTIEERLQLWQDLSGLSFPVNPWLMAGDFNVVFYFNDQLGGRTVAAMEMVDTQRWRSIGLVDELSTSGSHYTWTNKQAAEARIYSKLDRIFKNEAWLDFFPQSEAYVNWDMISDHCFFIIKTITALNLGIKPFRFFNMWADHEGFRETVLQNWTKPIKAHGLERIMKKLMRLKHVLRQFYRRAIGDVVHKYTVAKENYQSSQCQLQKDPHSTDLQREERSIFETFSSQSRYYDSYLRQKRKINWLRIGDDNTAYFHACLKQRRATNRITSFINDAGQINEKFEDVVAHFLNHFRSIMGSHSTASAPIQRECFIHGGILSLDQQLRLMKPFTKKDVEAAMFSINSIKSPAPDRYGSSFFKVMWKDLGEEISDAILGFFDHGMLPDELNSVTLSLIPKVETPTKAVEYRPIACCNTL comes from the coding sequence ATGACTTGTCACTTTGTTGGCTGGAATTGTTATACTGGGTCAGCTAATGAAGGAAGAATTCTTCTGATTTGGCAGGCCAATATTGTATCTGTTGAGGTTTTACAAGGCAGTGATCAGTTTATTCATGCTTATGTTAAAGAGTTGGGTTCGAGTAAAGAGTTATGTTTGTCTTTTGTTTATGGGAGGAATACGATTGAGGAGCGGTTACAGCTATGGCAAGATTTATCTGGGCTGTCTTTTCCAGTCAATCCTTGGCTTATGGCTGGAGACTTTaatgttgttttttattttaatgatcaGCTTGGTGGTCGTACTGTTGCTGCTATGGAAATGGTGGATACTCAGAGATGGAGATCTATTGGGTTGGTTGATGAACTTAGCACTAGTGGTTCCCATTACACTTGGACAAATAAGCAAGCTGCTGAGGCTAGAATCTATTCCAAATTGGATCGTATATTTAAAAATGAAGCATGGTTGGACTTTTTTCCTCAATCTGAAGCCTATGTTAATTGGGATATGATTTCTGACCATTGCTTTTTCATCATTAAAACCATAACAGCTTTGAACTTAGGCATTAAACCATTCCGTTTTTTCAATATGTGGGCTGACCATGAAGGATTCAGAGAGACTGTGTTGCAGAACTGGACTAAGCCGATAAAAGCTCATGGTTTAGAGAGAATAATGAAGAAATTGATGAGACTCAAACATGTCCTTCGCCAGTTTTACAGAAGGGCAATTGGTGATGTTGTGCATAAGTATACTGTAGCCAAGGAGAACTACCAATCTTCCCAATGTCAGCTCCAAAAGGATCCTCATTCAACTGATCTTCAAAGAGAGGAAAGGTCTATATTTGAGACTTTCTCTAGTCAATCTAGATACTATGATAGCTACCTTagacaaaaaagaaaaattaactggCTTCGAATTGGTGATGATAACACGGCCTATTTTCATGCGTGTTTAAAACAGAGGAGAGCTACAAATCGTATCACCTCTTTTATTAATGATGCTGGACAGATTAATGAGAAGTTTGAGGATGTAGTGGCTCATTTTTTGAATCATTTTCGTAGTATTATGGGCAGTCATAGTACAGCTTCTGCTCCTATTCAGAGAGAGTGTTTTATTCATGGAGGCATATTGTCTTTGGATCAGCAGCTGAGGTTGATGAAACCATTCACCAAGAAGGATGTGGAAGCTGCTATGTTCAGTATTAATTCGATTAAAAGCCCGGCTCCGGATAGATATGGGTCGAGTTTTTTCAAAGTAATGtggaaagatttgggagaagaaATATCTGATGCCATCTTGGGATTTTTTGATCATGGAATGCTCCCAGATGAGCTTAATAGTGTAACACTCTCACTGATTCCGAAGGTTGAAACCCCTACTAAGGCTGTGGAGTATAGACCCATAGCTTGTTGTAATACACTCTAA